A stretch of DNA from Methylosinus sp. LW4:
GTCCCGCGGCGGACGATTGTCGCCGCGCGGCCCGTCGCTGCGGGGCTTGCCGCCGGAGCGGAAGCCGCTCTCCTTGCGGGCGTCCTGGCGCGGCCGATGCTCGGAATGCTCGCCCTCGCTTTGCTCGGGCCGCCGGCCGCCGCCCTGGCCTTGCCCATGTCCCTGGCGCGGGCCGCGGGGACGCTCGCCGGCCGGCCGCGCGCGGCCTTCCTCCTGGCCCGGAGCGCCGCCCTGACGCCGGCGCGGCGCTTGCGGGACATGACGCTGCAAGGTCCAAATCTCGATCGGCGCGGGCTCGGCCGCGGTCGGCTCGGCGCTCGCCTCGGCCGGGCTCGCTTCCGTCTCGCTCGCTTCCGTCTCGGCGGCGATGGCTGCCGGCTCCTGCGGCGCAGGCGCCTCTTCCGCCGGCGCCTCCTCCACGGCTATCTCTTCCACGGCCGGGGCGGGAGCCTCCTCCGTCGCCGCCACGGCCTCGGCGACAGGCTCGAGCGCCTCCGCCGGCTCGGCGGCCGATTCGCCGCTTTCCGATTCGGCGCTCTCCTCGGCCGCGGCCAAAACCGGCGCGAGCGGCTCGGTCGCCGCCTTGGCCAGCAGCGGCACGGTGATCGCCGGCCCCTGACGCTCGGCCGATTGATAGCCGAGCGAGCGCAGAATGGAGGCGAAGGCCTCGCCCGCGCAGCCGGTGAGCGAGGTCATCGCCACGGTGACGACGAAACCCTCGCCATCGGCGGCGCCGGGCGGCGGATCGCCGGCGGTCACGCCGGGGCGATAGGCGCTCGCCGGGCGGATGAGATCGGCGAGCCGCTCCAGAATATCGACGCGCACCACGCGCTCGCCGCAGACGCGGAAGCCGGCGGCGCGATAGAAGCCCTTGGAGATCGCCGGATCGGCGGCGAAGGAGGTGCGGCCGGAGGCGGCGAGATGCGGCACCTCCTCGAGGCCCTTGAGATTGTCGAGCCCGCCATGCTTCAAGCCCCAGAGCAGGGCGGCGAGCGAGCGCGGCGCCGGCTTCAAGAGCTGCGGCAGATAGAGGTGATAGGCGCCGAAGCGCACGCCCTTCTTGCGCAGGGCGGCGCGGTCCTCCTGGGAGAGCGTCTTGATGTCGCGCGCCACGCGGCTGCGCTCCAACACGCCGAGCTCCTCGGCCAGCTGAAAGGCGATGCCGCGGGAAACGCCCTCGAGCCCCTCGCCCTTCTCCAGCTCCTCCAGCGCGCCGAGCAGCTTCTTTATATGCTGGGCCAGCCACAGATCGAGCCGCTGCTGCACTTTCTCCAGCGCCGCGCCGGTCAATTGCTCGTCGGCCAGCAGGCGGACCACCGGGGTCAGCACGGCGGCGCCGGGCGCGATCTTGCCGACAGGCTCGCCGAGCCAGCGAATGGTCCCGTCATTGCCGAGCAGAAAAGCGTCGTCCACTGCGTCGAACACGCGGGCGGCGCGCGCCTCTATCTCGCCGGCGAGCGCTCGCTGCGCGGCGGCGTTCAACGCCTTCGCCGCTTCGCCCGTGGCCTGCGGATCGGCCGTGAAACGAAATCCCTGCAACTGTCCGACATGCTGACCTTCGACCATAACGTCGCCGGCAGTAGTGATTTCGGCTTCGAGCATCGCGTTCTCTCTCAGGCGGCGCATCAGCACGCTGGTGCGGCGATCGACGAAACGCTGCGTGAGGCGTTCGTGCAGCGCGTCGGACAGACTGTCCTCTACCTGACGCGCGACGCTCTGCCAATGCTCTGGATTCTCGAGCCAGCCGGAACGATTGGCGATAAAGGTCCAGGTGCGCACCTGGGCGAGCCGCGCGGACAGTGTGTGAATGTCGCCGTCGATGCGGTCCACGGCGGCGATTTGCTTTGCGAACCAATCGCCTGGGATCAATCCGCGGCGCACCACATAGCCATAGACGGCGAGCGCCAGCTCCGCATGAGCGGCCGGCGAGGTCTTGCGATAATCTGGAATCTGGCACACATCCCAGAGTCTCATAATATCTGCAATTGTTTTCGTGTTGCGCTGCACAGTCTCGTCGCGCGCGGCGACCTCGAGCACCATCTGATCCTCGGCGGTGCGCGCCCGCAGCAGGCATTCGTCGGGGGAGGCGCGCTCCAGCGATTCGGTCAGCGCCTCGATCGAATCGAAATCGAGATCGCCATTGCGCCATTGCAGCGCGACCAGCGGATCGAACCAATGATTCTCGAGCGCCTCCACCGTCTGCTCGTCGAAGGGCGGGCAGCGGCCGGTGCTGCCGAAAGTGCCGTCATTCATGTTGCGGCCGGCGCGGCCGGCGATCTGCCCCATTTCCGCCGCCGTCAATCGGCGATGGCGCCAGCCGTCGAACTTGCGGTCGGCGGCGAAGGCGATGTGGTCGACGTCGAGATTGAGGCCCATGCCTATGGCGTCTGTGGCCACGATGTAATCGACGTCGCCATTTTGAAAGAGATCGACCTGGGCGTTGCGCGTGCGCGGCGAGAGCGCGCCCAGCACCACGGCCGCGCCGCCGCGCTGACGCTTGATCCATTCGGCGATGGCGTAGACGTCCTCGGCCGAGAAGGCGACGATGGCGCTGCGCGGCGGCAGGCGCGCCAGCTTGCGCTCGCCGGCGAAGGCGAGATGCGACAGCCGCGGCCGCGTGAAGATGGGAACGCCCGGCAGCAGCCGCTCGATCAAGGAGCGCATGGTTTCCGCGCCGATCAGCAGCGTTTCCACGCGTCCGCGCCAAAACAGCAGGCGGTCGGTGAAGACATGGCCGCGGTCGAGGTCGGCGGCGAGCTGAATCTCGTCGACGGCCACGAAATCCACATCGAGATCGCGCGGCATGGCCTCGACGGTCGAGATCCAATAGCTGGGCGCGCGCGGCTTGATCTTCTCCTCGCCGGTGACGAGCGCGACATTCTCCGTCCCCACGCGCTCGGCGACGCGCGTGTAGACCTCGCGCGCGAGAAGACGCAGCGGCAGGCCGATCATGCCCGTCGGATAAGAGAGCATTCGCTCTATGGCGTGGTGGGTCTTGCCGGTGTTGGTCGGCCCCAGAACGGCGGCGACGCCGGCGGTCGACGGTCGCACGCCCGGCGCGGCCGGTTTTTTGGCGGTGAGCATGGGGCTCATGATTTTTCTTTATATTTCACCTCGAGCCCTGACGCGAGCCCGGCTCCCCGAATCGATAGCGGCGATCGTCCCGGAATGGAACGGCGAAGATCGCGCTATTTTACGCTTCGAACAGGCGTCGAACGAATCGCGGCCGAATCGACGACGCTTTTCGAGTCACGCTCTGTTCGCTCGAGATATGGTTGCTCCTCGCGCCTGCGGACGCTATGGCTTCCAAATCTCGCCTTTTGCTGCAGCTGTGTGCGGCGCGTCGCGCAGGGAAGCGCGCGGACTCCGCCGCGCCTTCTTGTCAACACGCCAATTGCGACGTCCCGACGACGACGGCGTTAAGCTTTGGAATCTTGCCGGAACGGAGCGGGCACGAATCGGCGATCTCGCCGCGTTGCCGCGCCGTTCCCACGAGGTCTCGAGGCTTTCGCCCGGCGGACGCGCTATTTCGCGCCGCGTCGGCGCGCGGAAGACGGAGCCGCATTTACCTCTCTGTCTCGAAATCGGCCGTCTCGGCGCGCGCCGGCGGCCCCTCTCGCGCGGCTGGCGCGGCGTCCCAATGCGATTCGCGTGGCGTCGGCGGGTTAACGCGCTGCGTCGCGCGAGCGCGTGACGCGCTGTGGCGTAAGCCGAGCGTTAACCTTTCGTAAGCCATGATCCGCCGCGACAGCGACGCCCAGCGGATGGACAGAGCATTGGCAGAAAACAAGCGTGACTTCCGATCGAGCGTCGCGGCGCTCGCTCTCGCGCCGAGCCCGCGGGCGCTGCGATTCTTCGCCGTCGGCCTGCTCAACACGGCTTTCGGCTATGCGATCTTCTATTTCGTCTGGCGCGCGACGCAGGATTCGACCGTCGCGGCCGGCGTCTCCACGGCGATCGGCGCTCTGTTCAACTTTCTCTCCATCGGCCGCCTCGTCTTCGGCTCCGCCGATCCGCGCTTTCTCGGCCGCTTCATCGCCGTCTATGCGGCGCTCTTCATCGTCGATGCGCTCGCCCTGCGCGCGCTCGAGCATTTGGGCGTCGAGGCGGCGTTCGCGCAGGCGGCGCTGACGCCCGTTCTCGCGACGCTCTCCTATCTCCTCAATCGCGACTTCGTCTTCCGCAGCGGAGCCGGCGGCGCATGAAGACCATCTCCATCGTCACGCCCTGCTATAATGAAGAGCTCAACATTCGCGAATGCCATGCGCGGGTCGCCGCGCTCTTCGACGGCGAGCTGAAGGATTATCGCCGCGAGCATGTGTTCTGCGACAACGCCTCCAAGGATCGCAGCGCCGAAATATTGCGTGATCTGGCCGCGAGCGATCCTTGCGTGAAGGTCATTCTCAACGCGCGCAATTTCGGGCCGATGCGCTCCAACTTCAATGGCGTGATGGCCGCGAGCGGCGATGTGGTTCTCTTGTTCCTGCCCGCCGATCTGCAAGACCCGCCGGAGCTGCTGCCGCAATTCGTGAAGCTGTGGGAGGCAGGAAACGAGATCGTCTATGGCATTCGCAAGATTCGCGAGGAGGGCGCCGTCATGCGCATGGCGCGCGGCCTCTATTATCGCATGCTCACCGGTCTCTCGGAATTCACGCTGCCGCCCGGCGTCGGCGATTTTCAGCTCGTCGATCGCAAGGTCGTCGAGGCGATGCGCAGCATAGACGATTCCTATCCCTTCATGCGCATGATGACATTCGAATGCGGCTTCACCGCCGTCGGCGTTCCCTATCGCTGGGTCGAGCGTCGCCGCGGCGTCACCTCCAATAATCTGCCGCGGCTCATCGATCAGGGCCTCAACGGTCTCGTCACCTTCACGCCGGCGCCGCTGCGTCTGCTGCTGTTTCTCGGCTTCGGCATTGCGGCGCTGGCGCTCGCTTACGCTTTCGTCAGCCTGGCGCTCGGGCTGATCTTCTTCCGCCAGCTCGCGCCGCCCGGCGTGATGACGATCATCGTCGCCGTCTTCTTCTTCGGCGGCGTGCAGCTCTTTTCGATCGGCGTGCTCGCCGAATATATTCTCGCCATACATTCGCAGGTGAGGCGCAAGCCCGTGGTGTTCGAGCGCGAGCGCATCAACTTCTGAGCCGACATGACCGCGACGACATTGCAAACGAAAGCCGAAGCCTTCGCGCAGACGCGCGTGCCTCTGCGCAATCTGCTGCTGCTGCAGCTCGGCGTTCTCGTCTTTCTCCTCTCCAACGCGGCGCTCGCCTTCGGCTTTCGCGCCATCGCCGCCGCGCCCATTCTCGCGGGCTGCGCGCTCGCCGCCTTTCTCCTCTTCTCCTTTCGGCCGAAGCAGAACGGCCTGCTCGCCGCGGCGATCGATACGAAAAGTCTCATCGCCTGTCTCGCGCTCACCTTTGCTCTGCTGCTGCTCGGCGGCGAAACGCATCTCTTCTACGCCAATCTCGATTGGCTGGTGCGCGACGCCGTTCTCTCCGATCTGACGCGGCAGGGCTTTCCGCTCTTCTATCGCTATGAGGGGCAGGATTATCTGCTGCGCGCGCCGCTCGGCATGTATCTCATCCCTGCGGCGATCGGCCATTTTGCGGGGCTCGTCGGCGCGCATATCGCAATGCTGGCGCAAAATGCGCTGCTGCTCGGTCTTTGCTTCTATTTCATCGCAAAGCTCGCCGGCGCGCGTGCGACGCCTTTTCTCGCGCTCTTCATTCTGTTCAGCGGGCTCGACATTCTTCCGCAGCTCTTGCACGAAGGGCTCGAATTGCCGGACCATCTCGAATGGTGGAATTCGTCGATCCAATATTCCTCGCATGTCACGCAATTGTTCTGGGTTCCCAATCACGCGCTGCCGGGCTGGTGGGCGGCTCTGCTGCTGCTGCTGCTCGTGCGCGAGGAGATCGATCTCGCGCTCGTCGCCATTCTCTTCGCCGCTTCGCTGCTGTGGTCGCCGCTCGCCGCCGTCGGCGCCGCGCCGCTCATCGGCTTTTGCGCGCTGCGTCTGCGCGGCGCGCTCTTCTCATCGCGCAATATCGCCGCGGCCGCGGCCGGCCTCTGCTTTCTGCCGATCGCGCTCTATCTGACGATCGACGCGGAATCGGTCAAGCATGGCTGGCTCGCTGCGACGCCGGGATTCGCGCTGCTCTATCTCGCCTTCATTCTCGTCGAGATTCCACATGCGGCGATTCTCGTCGCGGCGCGCGACAAAATCGCAAAGAGCGATCATGCGCTCGTCGTCGCTTGCGTGATCGTGCTGCTGGCGCTGCCCTTCTATTATTTCGGTCCCAATAATGATCTGGCGATGCGCGCCTCCATGCCGGCGCTCTTCCTGCTCGCTTTCGCCTTTGCGGGAGTCGCCGTGTCGACGCCGCGCGACGGCGGCCGTCTCGCGTCCCTAATATCGGCGATCGTCATCGTCTCCGCCGCGACGCCGGCGATGGAGATCAAGCGCGCGCTGGTCTCTCCCGCTTTCGCAATATCGGATTGCGATCTTCTGACCAGTTGGCGCAAGACCGATCCGTCCATCTTTCCGACCAATTATCTCGCGCGCATCGAGACGCTTCCGGCCTGGCTCGGCGCGGCGAGCGAAGCGCGGCTCGAGAACGAGCAGCGAAGCTGCTGGCCGGCGCATCCGCATCTGCCCGATTCGCGCAAATGAGGCCGCGGCGCGACGCGCGGGGGATGTCCACAGAATTTCGCTCATGACATTTGGCTTTTGACTTGGCGCGGCGTCGAACGCTAAAACCGCGCCTCTTTGAGAAACAGCCGACAAGGATAGCGCATGGCGTCGATCGTCGAACGAATCAGCACGGAGCTCTCCGCGAAACCTTGGCAGGTAGAGGCGGCCGTCGCTCTGCTCGATCAAGGTTCGACCGTGCCCTTCATCGCCCGTTACCGCAAGGAGGCGACGGGCCAGCTCGACGATATCCAGCTGCGTCATCTGGAAGAGCGCCTGCGCTATTTGCGCGAATTGGAAGACCGCCGCAAAGCGATTCTCGATTCCATCGAAGCGCAGGGCAAGCTCGACGACGCGCTGCGCGCGACCATCATGGACGCCGACAATAAAGCGCGGCTCGAGGATATTTATCTTCCCTATAAGCCCAAGCGCCGCACCAAGGCGCAGATCGCGATCGAGGCCGGTCTCGCGCCGCTCGCCGAAGCGCTGCTCGGCCATCCCGAGCGCGAGCCGAAAGCGCAGGCCGAGCCTTTCGTGAACGCCGAGAAGAATGTCGCCGACGCGACCGCCGCGCTCGAGGGCGCGCGCGCCATTCTCGTCGAGAGATTCGCGGAAGACGCCGATCTCATCGGCCGCTTGCGCGAGACCTTCTGGACGCGAGGCCTGATGAAATCGAAAGTGCGCGCCGGCAAGGAGACGGCGGGCGCGAAATTCTCCGATTATTTCGATTTTTCCGAGCCGCTCACCAAGCTTCCGTCGCATCGCATTCTGGCGATGTTCCGCGGCGAGAAGGAGGAGATTCTCGATCTCGAGATGCTCCCCGAGCCGAGCGAAGGCGCCGTCGGCTATGAAGGCCAGATCGCGCAGCGTTTCGTCATCGCCGATCGCGGCCGCCCGGGCGATCGCTGGCTGCTCGACACTGTGCGCTGGGCGTGGCGCACCAAGATCGAGCTGCATCTTTCCGTCGATCTGCGCACGCGTCTGTGGCGTCTCGCGGAAGACGAGGCGATTCGCGTCTTCGCCGCGAACTTGCGCGATCTTCTGCTCGCGGCGCCGGCCGGCGCGCGCGCGACGCTCGGCCTCGATCCGGGATTCCGCACCGGCGTCAAGGTCGCGGTCATCGACAAGACCGGCAAGATCGTCGCGACCACGGCGATCTATCCGCATGAGCCGCAACGGCGATGGGACGAATCGCTCTCCATTCTCGCCAAGCTGGTGCGCGAGCACGCCATAGAGCTGATCGCCATCGGCAATGGCACGGCCTCGCGCGAGACCGACAAGCTCGCCGGCGATCTCATGTCGAAATTCCCGGAGCTGAAGCTCACCAAGATCGTCGTTTCGGAGGCGGGCGCGTCCGTCTATTCCGCATCGGAATACGCCTCGCGCGAATTGCCCGATCTCGATGTGTCGCTGCGCGGCGCCGCCTCCATCGCGCGCCGTCTGCAGGACCCGCTCGCCGAGCTGGTGAAGATCGAGCCCAAGGCGATCGGCGTCGGCCAATATCAGCACGACGTTTCCGAGGTGAAGCTCTCCCATTCGCTCGACGCCGTCGTCGAGGATTGCGTGAACGCCGTCGGCGTCGACGTCAACACCGCCTCTGCGCCGCTGCTGGCGCGCGTGTCCGGCGTCGGCGAATTGCTCGCTTCCAACATCGTCGCGCATCGCGACGCCAATGGCCCCTTCCGCACGCGCGAAGCGTTGAAGAAAGTGCCGCGTCTCGGGCCGAAAGCTTTCGAGCAGAGCGCGGGCTTCTTGCGCATCGTCGACGGCGACGATCCGCTCGATCGCTCCGGCGTGCATCCAGAGGCCTATCCTGTGGTGCGGCGCATTCTCGCCGCCGCCAAGACCGACATAAAGCAGCTCATCGGCAATGCGTCCGAGCTGCGCAAGCTGCGGCCGGCGCAATTCGTCGACGAGAATTTCGGCCTGCCGACCGTCACCGATATTTTCGCCGAGCTGGAGAAGCCCGGCCGCGATCCGCGCCCCGCCTTCAAGACCGCGACCTTCCAGGAGGGCGTGGAGAAGATTTCCGATTTGAAGCCCGGCATGATTCTCGAGGGCGTCGTCACCAATGTCGCGGCCTTCGGCGCCTTTGTGGACATCGGCGTGCATCAGGACGGGCTCGTCCATATTTCCGCAATGTCCAAGACCTTCATCAAGGATCCGCGGCAGGCGGCCAAGCCCGGCGATATCGTCAAGGTGAAGGTGTTGGAGATCGACGCGCCGCGTAAGCGCATCTCGCTCACCATGCGGCTCGACGACACGCCGGATCAGCGCCAGGCCCCGTCGGGCGGCCAGCGCCGTGACGGCGGCGGCGCGAGCCCGCGCCAGATGCGCCAGCCGGAGCCGCAAAAGGGCGCAGGCGCGCTGGGCGAGGCGCTGCTGGCGGCGATGCGCACGCCGCAGAAGGGCCGCTAGCTGGAGTTTCGAGCGAAGCGGGCGCCGCTTCGTTCGAAAAACACGGCTGCAATAAAAGCAATCCCGAAGCTTTTCCGGTTCGATCCGAACCGGAAAAGCTCTAGCCTAGTCACGGAAAGTAGTGATGTCTCGTCGCGCCGTCATACCGGCCCGTCTTCATGCAGCAGCGCTTGAAAGCTACGGCCGGAGCCGCAGGGGCAGGGATCCGCGCGGCCGAGCTTTTCGACGAGCTCCTTGTCGCCATGGACAAAGCGCAGGCCGCGCTTGACGTTGGTTTCCGAATTAAAGCCCTTGCGACGCTTGGATGTGGGCTCGAAAGCACGCCGGGGCGTCGAAATCGCTGTCATGTCTCATGACCGCCTCCCCTATGTTGGAATGTGGGCGCTGGAGCGGGTGAAGGGAATCGAACCCTCGTATTCAGCTTGGAAGGCTGCTGCTCTACCATTGAGCTACACCCGCGGCGGAGCAGATATGCCAAGTCGCGCCGCGCTTGGCAATGCTCTCGCGCGGCCGGCGCCGCTCCAAAGGCGCGATTTTCGGCGATTCGCGCGCAATCCGGGGCTTTTCGGCGCGTGCGGCTTGACAGGCTCGCGTTCGATTTCTCATTTGACAGCCGGGCAAGGGCAAACTAACCGAGCGCCCGACCAACGTCTCCACGGGCGGTCCCACACCGCTCTATCTCGAGGATGCAAGGACCGTGGCCAAACCCGAACTCGGCGCCAAGCGCCAATGTCAGTCTTGTGGCGTCAAATTTTTCGATCTGAACAAGGATCCGGTCGTCTGCCCGAAGTGCGGAGCGATTTTCCATATCGTGACGTCGCGAATCGCCTCCCGCAATGTCGATCCCGATGAGGGCGCCGAGGGCGAGAAGGATGCGGAGATCGTCTCGCTCGACGAGGTGGAGGCCGCCGAGAACAAGGCCGAATCGATCGAGGCGGACGAGGACGTCGAGATCGACGACGCCGCGGAGGAGGACGACACCTTCCTCGAGAATGAGGAAGAGGAGGACGACGACGTCGCCGGCCTCATCGATGGCGACATCGACACGGATGAAGAAGGCTGAGACGAAAACGGCGGTCCCGAGCTTCGGGGCCGCCGCTTTTTTTTGCGCTGTTGTTGCGATTTATTTTTTCGCCGGCTCGTCCGGGAAGGGCGTGAGCGCGGAATAATTGGCCGGCACGGGCTGCGTCAGCGCGCCGAGGAAAGCGGTGATCGCAGCCACATCCTTGTCGGAGAGGTTCGCGCCCAATTGCACCTTGGCCATCACGCGCACGGCCTGCGGCAGCTCGGCCACCGAGCCGTCGTGGAAATAGGGGCCGGTCTTGGCGACATTGCGCAGGCTCGGGACCTTGAAGACATAGAGGTCCGCGTCATTCTTGGTCACATCGGCGCGGCCCTTGTCCGGGTCCTTGGAGCCCGTCTGCTTCCAATAGTCCTCGACGACGCCGAATTTGGAGAATGCGGTTCCGCCGAGCCCGACGCCGTCGTGACAGCCGGCGCAGCCGACATCGACGAATTTGCGCAGGCCTTCCTGCTCGGCCGGCGTCAGCGCCTTGGCGTCGCCATTCAGAAACGCGTCGAAGCGCGTCGGCTGCGGCAGCGTGCGCTCATAGGCGCCCAGCGCCTTGCCCCAGTTCTTCTGCGTCACCGGGTCCGCCTCGCCGGGGAAGGCCTTGGCGAAGGCCTCCGTATAGCCGGGGATGGATTTCAGCTTGGCGATCACTGTCGCGAAATCGGGATTGCCGAAGCTCACCGCGCCGGTCGGCGATTTCTCGGCCTGATCCTCGATCGATTCGCGATCGCCGCGCCAATGCGCCTTGAACTGCAAAGCGGCGTTGAAGATCGTCGGCGCATTGCGCGGATTGAG
This window harbors:
- a CDS encoding helicase-related protein, translated to MLTAKKPAAPGVRPSTAGVAAVLGPTNTGKTHHAIERMLSYPTGMIGLPLRLLAREVYTRVAERVGTENVALVTGEEKIKPRAPSYWISTVEAMPRDLDVDFVAVDEIQLAADLDRGHVFTDRLLFWRGRVETLLIGAETMRSLIERLLPGVPIFTRPRLSHLAFAGERKLARLPPRSAIVAFSAEDVYAIAEWIKRQRGGAAVVLGALSPRTRNAQVDLFQNGDVDYIVATDAIGMGLNLDVDHIAFAADRKFDGWRHRRLTAAEMGQIAGRAGRNMNDGTFGSTGRCPPFDEQTVEALENHWFDPLVALQWRNGDLDFDSIEALTESLERASPDECLLRARTAEDQMVLEVAARDETVQRNTKTIADIMRLWDVCQIPDYRKTSPAAHAELALAVYGYVVRRGLIPGDWFAKQIAAVDRIDGDIHTLSARLAQVRTWTFIANRSGWLENPEHWQSVARQVEDSLSDALHERLTQRFVDRRTSVLMRRLRENAMLEAEITTAGDVMVEGQHVGQLQGFRFTADPQATGEAAKALNAAAQRALAGEIEARAARVFDAVDDAFLLGNDGTIRWLGEPVGKIAPGAAVLTPVVRLLADEQLTGAALEKVQQRLDLWLAQHIKKLLGALEELEKGEGLEGVSRGIAFQLAEELGVLERSRVARDIKTLSQEDRAALRKKGVRFGAYHLYLPQLLKPAPRSLAALLWGLKHGGLDNLKGLEEVPHLAASGRTSFAADPAISKGFYRAAGFRVCGERVVRVDILERLADLIRPASAYRPGVTAGDPPPGAADGEGFVVTVAMTSLTGCAGEAFASILRSLGYQSAERQGPAITVPLLAKAATEPLAPVLAAAEESAESESGESAAEPAEALEPVAEAVAATEEAPAPAVEEIAVEEAPAEEAPAPQEPAAIAAETEASETEASPAEASAEPTAAEPAPIEIWTLQRHVPQAPRRRQGGAPGQEEGRARPAGERPRGPRQGHGQGQGGGRRPEQSEGEHSEHRPRQDARKESGFRSGGKPRSDGPRGDNRPPRDDRRRGNGFSPPPERREKERLPDPDSPFAKLLALKAELEKKGKS
- a CDS encoding GtrA family protein codes for the protein MAENKRDFRSSVAALALAPSPRALRFFAVGLLNTAFGYAIFYFVWRATQDSTVAAGVSTAIGALFNFLSIGRLVFGSADPRFLGRFIAVYAALFIVDALALRALEHLGVEAAFAQAALTPVLATLSYLLNRDFVFRSGAGGA
- a CDS encoding glycosyltransferase family 2 protein, with translation MKTISIVTPCYNEELNIRECHARVAALFDGELKDYRREHVFCDNASKDRSAEILRDLAASDPCVKVILNARNFGPMRSNFNGVMAASGDVVLLFLPADLQDPPELLPQFVKLWEAGNEIVYGIRKIREEGAVMRMARGLYYRMLTGLSEFTLPPGVGDFQLVDRKVVEAMRSIDDSYPFMRMMTFECGFTAVGVPYRWVERRRGVTSNNLPRLIDQGLNGLVTFTPAPLRLLLFLGFGIAALALAYAFVSLALGLIFFRQLAPPGVMTIIVAVFFFGGVQLFSIGVLAEYILAIHSQVRRKPVVFERERINF
- a CDS encoding Tex family protein; its protein translation is MASIVERISTELSAKPWQVEAAVALLDQGSTVPFIARYRKEATGQLDDIQLRHLEERLRYLRELEDRRKAILDSIEAQGKLDDALRATIMDADNKARLEDIYLPYKPKRRTKAQIAIEAGLAPLAEALLGHPEREPKAQAEPFVNAEKNVADATAALEGARAILVERFAEDADLIGRLRETFWTRGLMKSKVRAGKETAGAKFSDYFDFSEPLTKLPSHRILAMFRGEKEEILDLEMLPEPSEGAVGYEGQIAQRFVIADRGRPGDRWLLDTVRWAWRTKIELHLSVDLRTRLWRLAEDEAIRVFAANLRDLLLAAPAGARATLGLDPGFRTGVKVAVIDKTGKIVATTAIYPHEPQRRWDESLSILAKLVREHAIELIAIGNGTASRETDKLAGDLMSKFPELKLTKIVVSEAGASVYSASEYASRELPDLDVSLRGAASIARRLQDPLAELVKIEPKAIGVGQYQHDVSEVKLSHSLDAVVEDCVNAVGVDVNTASAPLLARVSGVGELLASNIVAHRDANGPFRTREALKKVPRLGPKAFEQSAGFLRIVDGDDPLDRSGVHPEAYPVVRRILAAAKTDIKQLIGNASELRKLRPAQFVDENFGLPTVTDIFAELEKPGRDPRPAFKTATFQEGVEKISDLKPGMILEGVVTNVAAFGAFVDIGVHQDGLVHISAMSKTFIKDPRQAAKPGDIVKVKVLEIDAPRKRISLTMRLDDTPDQRQAPSGGQRRDGGGASPRQMRQPEPQKGAGALGEALLAAMRTPQKGR
- a CDS encoding SEC-C metal-binding domain-containing protein, yielding MTAISTPRRAFEPTSKRRKGFNSETNVKRGLRFVHGDKELVEKLGRADPCPCGSGRSFQALLHEDGPV
- a CDS encoding TIGR02300 family protein is translated as MAKPELGAKRQCQSCGVKFFDLNKDPVVCPKCGAIFHIVTSRIASRNVDPDEGAEGEKDAEIVSLDEVEAAENKAESIEADEDVEIDDAAEEDDTFLENEEEEDDDVAGLIDGDIDTDEEG
- a CDS encoding cytochrome-c peroxidase, whose protein sequence is MTSTIKISALVGFAAAGLCLAATAVAAGADVALLSDAKRVFAPLPASPSATSAQAELGRRLFFENRVSADGNVSCSHCHLPEKQGADGLPKSFGVLGKLNPRNAPTIFNAALQFKAHWRGDRESIEDQAEKSPTGAVSFGNPDFATVIAKLKSIPGYTEAFAKAFPGEADPVTQKNWGKALGAYERTLPQPTRFDAFLNGDAKALTPAEQEGLRKFVDVGCAGCHDGVGLGGTAFSKFGVVEDYWKQTGSKDPDKGRADVTKNDADLYVFKVPSLRNVAKTGPYFHDGSVAELPQAVRVMAKVQLGANLSDKDVAAITAFLGALTQPVPANYSALTPFPDEPAKK